In a genomic window of Dyadobacter fermentans DSM 18053:
- a CDS encoding tectonin domain-containing protein, with amino-acid sequence MAVLALVSLTMQSCKQPDELVSQPPVAGTETGHSDTQALAAFLSSELGVASTEIVYEDTVHAFVVEKDMLVSEADVRVRMKAGIGAKTTQRRAKWLLSDAVVGSLGISIDANFPAEWKQAINEVALTWNHNNPKVKFYITNDNPKVRLKTYFSGKNDLSYIVKAPLPAQDGNVGGEVLVNYNYCYYGPQIPLSMKKAAIVHALGHVLGLTHTNPDGSYDNMHIPGTPTVDNASVMKSTFAAWTSLSWGDWMAAKYLYPSNTGWSTMGTGYDLAAGGGSDATLWKLGTIPLPKGMMVHKFNWSTKNWDTVPCQGAARIAVNPITERPWIVDSTGDIFEMLANGTWKKYPGKAGDIGVGANGQVWIIGTTFIDGGKSGWSIHKLENGKWVQKPGGGVYIAVDADGNAWVANSKGEIYRYNGTKFVQLPGLASDIAISADGYVYITGRSDALGGKIYRWQGNSWTQLGGFGYNITALEAPYGPLVSINGTIQSWFNFNM; translated from the coding sequence ATGGCAGTACTCGCGTTGGTATCGCTCACAATGCAAAGCTGCAAACAGCCAGACGAACTGGTTTCGCAGCCACCGGTTGCGGGTACGGAAACCGGCCATTCCGATACACAAGCGTTGGCTGCTTTTCTGAGCAGCGAGCTGGGTGTTGCCTCAACAGAGATCGTTTACGAAGATACAGTCCATGCTTTTGTAGTCGAAAAAGACATGTTAGTATCCGAAGCAGATGTAAGGGTGCGTATGAAAGCAGGCATCGGTGCCAAAACCACCCAACGCCGGGCAAAATGGTTACTGTCCGATGCGGTCGTCGGCTCGCTGGGTATTTCGATCGATGCGAATTTTCCAGCCGAATGGAAGCAGGCGATCAACGAAGTGGCACTGACGTGGAACCATAATAATCCAAAGGTCAAATTTTACATCACCAACGACAATCCCAAAGTGCGTTTGAAAACATACTTCTCCGGGAAAAACGATTTGTCGTACATCGTGAAGGCGCCATTGCCAGCACAGGACGGCAACGTGGGCGGAGAAGTGCTGGTCAATTACAACTACTGCTATTACGGACCGCAGATACCGCTTTCCATGAAAAAAGCGGCAATCGTTCATGCACTGGGTCATGTTCTCGGACTTACACATACGAATCCCGACGGTTCATACGATAATATGCATATTCCGGGCACTCCGACTGTTGACAATGCCTCGGTAATGAAAAGTACATTCGCTGCGTGGACGTCTCTTTCCTGGGGAGACTGGATGGCTGCAAAGTACCTGTATCCGAGTAATACGGGATGGTCGACCATGGGGACCGGCTACGATCTTGCCGCTGGTGGGGGAAGCGACGCAACACTTTGGAAATTAGGGACGATTCCCCTACCTAAAGGTATGATGGTTCATAAATTCAACTGGTCAACCAAGAATTGGGATACAGTACCTTGTCAGGGCGCAGCCCGAATAGCGGTAAATCCGATTACGGAGCGGCCCTGGATCGTTGACAGCACCGGCGACATTTTTGAAATGCTTGCTAACGGAACTTGGAAGAAGTACCCAGGCAAGGCCGGAGACATCGGCGTGGGAGCAAATGGGCAGGTTTGGATTATCGGCACCACATTCATTGATGGTGGCAAGTCCGGATGGTCTATTCACAAACTGGAGAACGGTAAATGGGTCCAGAAACCTGGCGGGGGTGTTTACATTGCCGTGGACGCTGACGGGAACGCATGGGTAGCAAACTCAAAGGGTGAAATATACCGATACAACGGGACCAAATTTGTGCAATTGCCAGGATTAGCTTCCGACATCGCCATTTCAGCTGACGGTTATGTCTATATTACTGGCCGGTCCGACGCTTTAGGAGGCAAAATCTATCGTTGGCAAGGTAATAGTTGGACCCAACTAGGGGGATTCGGTTATAATATTACTGCGCTTGAAGCTCCCTACGGCCCACTTGTTTCCATTAACGGTACTATCCAGTCATGGTTTAACTTCAACATGTAA
- the traM gene encoding conjugative transposon protein TraM: MPAIQGINIPIIDPSLGAQAASAGIEAAKTFLGRKTKLIQVSVKAGYKVLLKDANAKSI; encoded by the coding sequence TTGCCCGCGATTCAAGGAATAAACATTCCAATCATCGACCCATCTCTTGGCGCACAAGCTGCAAGTGCAGGTATCGAAGCTGCGAAGACATTTCTCGGCCGAAAAACAAAGCTGATCCAGGTTTCAGTGAAAGCCGGCTACAAGGTGCTTCTCAAAGACGCCAACGCCAAATCAATCTAG
- a CDS encoding DoxX family protein — MNEDNIKTAGRLLLGAGLIYAGISHLTFARKEFQAQVPDFVPLKKDDTVVYSGLVEIGMGAALVAAPKKYRETVGKVAASFFTAIFPGNIAQYTEHRDAFGLDTDQKRFARLFFQPVLVWWALKSTN; from the coding sequence ATGAACGAGGATAATATCAAAACAGCGGGACGGCTCCTGCTAGGTGCGGGATTGATTTACGCGGGCATCAGCCACTTAACTTTTGCACGGAAGGAATTTCAAGCGCAGGTACCGGACTTTGTACCGTTAAAAAAGGATGATACGGTTGTCTATTCCGGGTTGGTAGAGATTGGCATGGGTGCCGCGCTGGTGGCAGCCCCGAAAAAGTACCGTGAAACGGTTGGCAAAGTAGCTGCTTCATTTTTCACTGCGATCTTCCCCGGTAATATCGCCCAATACACCGAGCACCGGGATGCATTCGGTCTGGATACAGATCAAAAGCGTTTCGCTCGTTTATTTTTCCAGCCTGTACTGGTTTGGTGGGCGCTAAAATCCACTAATTGA
- a CDS encoding DUF932 domain-containing protein, translating to MAHNLNFNESTGNFSFFSVKEKAWHGLGQIVEQYPTSSEAIAFAGLDYQVDKVPLLASLCNAGNVEAQQTVPVGGYFATMRTDTKAVLGVVGREYQIVQNRDAFTFFDSIVGGDGILYETAGALGKGERIFITAKMPGYIHVGSDDLIEKYLFLTTSHDGSGSITAAFTPIRIVCANTLNAAMKNMTNVVKIRHTSNASERLRSAHKVMGIANRFSDEVGEIFNQWAKKPITDPQLKKLIEIAMAPNKEVLANVRDGKANALSTQFVNIVEDVYEYALSNPTQQMPTTMGTVFGAYNAITGYFQHVRKFADDESKLKSIVLGGTAQLRGQAAFNLCADFALHGIDCLSLN from the coding sequence ATGGCTCACAATCTGAATTTCAACGAAAGCACTGGTAACTTCTCTTTCTTCTCAGTAAAAGAAAAAGCGTGGCACGGACTAGGCCAAATCGTCGAGCAGTATCCGACAAGTAGCGAAGCGATCGCGTTTGCAGGGCTTGATTATCAAGTTGATAAAGTGCCACTTCTGGCCAGTCTTTGCAATGCAGGAAACGTGGAGGCACAGCAAACTGTTCCGGTTGGCGGATACTTCGCAACGATGCGCACAGATACAAAGGCTGTCCTGGGAGTGGTTGGGCGGGAATACCAAATTGTACAGAATCGCGACGCGTTCACTTTCTTTGATAGTATAGTCGGGGGGGATGGAATTTTATACGAAACTGCCGGAGCACTAGGCAAAGGTGAGCGGATATTTATCACAGCTAAAATGCCCGGTTATATTCACGTTGGATCCGATGATTTGATCGAAAAGTATCTTTTCCTCACAACCTCGCATGATGGAAGCGGTAGTATCACAGCAGCATTCACCCCGATTAGGATTGTTTGTGCTAACACTCTCAACGCTGCAATGAAAAATATGACCAATGTTGTTAAAATTCGTCATACGAGCAATGCCTCGGAACGGCTCCGCTCCGCCCACAAAGTAATGGGGATAGCTAACCGGTTCAGCGATGAGGTTGGCGAAATCTTCAATCAATGGGCGAAGAAGCCAATCACAGATCCGCAGCTTAAAAAATTGATTGAAATTGCAATGGCTCCCAATAAGGAGGTATTGGCAAATGTTCGTGACGGCAAAGCCAACGCCCTATCCACCCAGTTTGTTAACATTGTTGAAGATGTATATGAATATGCATTAAGCAATCCGACGCAGCAGATGCCAACCACCATGGGGACCGTTTTCGGTGCATACAATGCCATAACAGGCTATTTCCAACACGTACGCAAGTTTGCTGACGATGAATCAAAATTGAAATCGATTGTATTGGGCGGTACAGCGCAGCTTCGCGGGCAAGCTGCTTTTAACCTTTGTGCGGATTTTGCCTTGCATGGTATAGATTGCCTAAGCCTGAATTGA
- a CDS encoding S41 family peptidase: MKLKSYNSTDAANSHRISDSLYNCLLYFDRVQVKGTIIDLREMEGGTYIPFVTGLAPLIDAEQLIGFADRNGKKSRTVRYKNGIYYQQGRKKSRLGYLSRYERPGVADLPIAVLTGQYTASSGEMILLSLKGLSQVRTFGAATYGVPTGKTNFFLSDSSMISLTNTVCCDRQKRIHSGPIQPDSSCAENEAMQSAKAWIDGH; the protein is encoded by the coding sequence ATGAAATTGAAATCCTACAATTCAACCGATGCAGCAAACTCTCATAGAATTTCAGATAGCTTGTATAATTGTCTGCTGTATTTCGATAGAGTGCAGGTGAAAGGCACCATTATCGATCTGCGGGAAATGGAAGGCGGAACCTACATTCCCTTCGTCACTGGTCTGGCACCGCTGATAGATGCTGAACAATTGATTGGCTTTGCTGACCGAAACGGCAAAAAGAGCCGCACGGTCCGCTACAAGAACGGCATATACTATCAACAAGGCAGAAAGAAGTCACGGCTCGGCTACCTTTCTCGCTACGAGCGCCCCGGCGTTGCAGATCTCCCTATTGCGGTACTAACAGGACAATACACAGCCAGCTCAGGCGAAATGATTCTCTTATCGCTAAAAGGGCTTTCGCAAGTACGCACCTTTGGGGCGGCCACTTATGGCGTTCCTACCGGGAAAACGAACTTCTTCCTTTCGGACAGCAGCATGATTTCACTTACCAATACTGTTTGCTGTGACCGGCAAAAACGAATCCATTCAGGCCCCATACAACCAGATTCAAGCTGCGCGGAAAACGAAGCAATGCAGTCGGCGAAAGCCTGGATCGACGGTCATTGA
- the traN gene encoding conjugative transposon protein TraN, which translates to MRNFLLSQLLLCLSLSGTAICQGVETIVIKAIPLEITTSKTTHLVFPYNIKTVDRGNGEILAQTAAGFDNILQVKAAMASFDTTNLTVITGDGTLYSFLASYCPNPVSINIRIGKSMNVGATSVAEPNEAEIEQALIQASQNDSSNVSIKDQSSQAKLELSGIYICGDILLYKLILTNNSPIKYDIETLRFYIRDKKRPKRTAIQESYITPFRVLSDTTSVGPSAQHTFVYAIPKMTIPDKKLLSIALYEKNGGRHLRLKVRNRHILKSIPLQVSPSNL; encoded by the coding sequence ATGAGAAATTTTCTTTTGAGTCAGCTACTGCTGTGCCTCAGCTTGTCCGGAACAGCCATTTGCCAAGGCGTCGAAACGATCGTTATAAAGGCAATTCCACTTGAAATCACCACCAGCAAAACTACCCACCTTGTATTTCCATACAACATCAAAACGGTGGACAGAGGGAATGGAGAAATTCTTGCGCAAACGGCGGCTGGCTTTGACAACATCCTGCAAGTCAAAGCCGCTATGGCATCTTTCGATACGACCAATCTGACTGTTATCACAGGTGATGGGACGCTTTATTCGTTTCTAGCGAGCTACTGTCCGAATCCTGTCTCAATCAACATAAGAATCGGCAAATCAATGAACGTTGGCGCTACGTCAGTAGCAGAACCAAACGAAGCTGAGATTGAGCAGGCGTTGATCCAAGCAAGTCAAAACGATTCCAGTAATGTCAGTATAAAAGACCAATCTTCTCAAGCAAAATTGGAGCTATCAGGCATTTACATCTGCGGCGATATTTTGCTTTACAAATTGATACTTACCAATAACTCGCCTATCAAATATGATATAGAGACCCTCAGGTTTTACATCAGGGACAAAAAACGTCCCAAGCGTACAGCGATTCAGGAAAGCTATATCACACCATTCCGCGTGCTGAGTGATACGACCTCAGTCGGCCCAAGCGCGCAGCACACTTTCGTTTACGCAATACCAAAGATGACCATTCCGGACAAAAAGCTTTTGTCAATCGCGCTCTATGAAAAAAACGGCGGCAGACACCTACGCCTGAAAGTCAGAAACCGTCACATTCTGAAATCCATCCCATTGCAAGTAAGTCCATCAAACCTTTAA
- a CDS encoding helix-turn-helix domain-containing protein → MNIEVITKEDLQVLKRELLEDLKQILKATQTKPHQWLKSADVRKMLNISAGTLQNLRITGHLKPNKIGGSFYYALGDIENLLLPETKRKK, encoded by the coding sequence ATGAATATTGAAGTCATCACCAAAGAGGATTTGCAGGTACTAAAAAGGGAGCTTTTGGAAGATTTAAAACAGATTCTCAAAGCTACCCAGACAAAGCCACATCAATGGCTCAAAAGTGCCGACGTGCGTAAAATGCTTAATATTTCGGCGGGTACACTTCAAAACCTGCGAATTACCGGCCATTTGAAACCCAACAAGATCGGAGGATCATTTTACTACGCACTCGGGGATATTGAGAACCTCTTGCTCCCCGAAACAAAACGAAAGAAATAA
- a CDS encoding site-specific integrase, translating to MLTKSFGLLFYLKKRTGQTKGKLPVYMRITIDGKRAEIAVKSECEPARWNSSSGRASGNKEEIKKLNAYLDILQGKVYEIYRELATRGGTITCKQIKAELSGSVEEKRMVLQLFQQHNDRVRALIGKEFSKNTYIRYETSLLHSRAFIRWKYQCDDLEITQLDFDFIADYEFWLKSQRGCNHNTTMKYLANFKKIVLSCVKRGWLPRDPFVSFKLGKHDVDREVLSEAELFSIMSKKMPTTRLDQVRDIFVFCCYTGLSYADVYKLKRSEVILGVDKNRWITLKRQKTDTASRIPLLDSAAKILDKYKDHAQCAVADQLLPVLSNQKMNSYLKEIGDLCHIDRNITFHLARHTFATTVTLANGVAIESVSKVLGHKNIRTTQHYAKVIDKKVGEDMKALGAVLAKKSRVPKEFNI from the coding sequence ATGTTGACAAAAAGTTTTGGTTTACTCTTTTACCTTAAAAAGAGAACTGGGCAAACAAAAGGAAAGTTGCCAGTATACATGCGAATTACCATCGACGGAAAGCGGGCTGAGATCGCTGTGAAGTCGGAGTGCGAACCAGCTCGTTGGAACTCTTCATCGGGACGGGCATCCGGGAACAAAGAGGAGATTAAAAAGCTGAACGCGTATCTTGATATACTTCAAGGTAAGGTTTATGAAATCTATCGTGAGCTGGCTACGAGGGGTGGTACAATAACCTGTAAGCAAATAAAGGCAGAGCTCAGCGGTTCCGTAGAAGAGAAGAGGATGGTTTTACAGTTGTTCCAGCAACACAACGATAGGGTACGTGCTTTGATCGGAAAAGAATTTTCGAAAAATACATACATCCGATATGAGACTTCGCTTCTTCATTCGCGAGCGTTTATCCGTTGGAAGTATCAATGTGATGATTTGGAAATCACCCAGCTTGATTTTGACTTCATAGCGGATTATGAGTTTTGGTTGAAAAGTCAACGGGGTTGTAACCATAATACAACCATGAAATATCTGGCAAATTTCAAAAAAATTGTTTTGTCCTGCGTTAAACGCGGCTGGCTTCCTAGAGACCCATTTGTATCGTTTAAATTGGGTAAGCATGATGTGGATCGTGAGGTCCTTTCTGAGGCAGAATTATTTTCAATTATGTCGAAGAAGATGCCAACTACACGCTTGGATCAGGTGAGAGACATCTTTGTGTTCTGTTGTTACACTGGGCTTTCTTATGCAGATGTATACAAACTTAAACGAAGCGAGGTCATACTAGGGGTTGACAAAAATCGATGGATAACACTAAAGCGGCAGAAAACAGACACGGCATCACGAATCCCGCTTCTCGATTCGGCCGCTAAAATCCTTGATAAGTATAAAGACCACGCTCAATGCGCCGTTGCGGATCAGTTGCTACCCGTATTATCTAATCAGAAAATGAATTCATATTTAAAAGAGATTGGGGATTTGTGCCATATCGATAGAAATATCACATTTCACCTTGCCCGCCACACCTTCGCGACAACAGTTACTCTGGCGAATGGAGTAGCGATTGAAAGTGTATCTAAAGTGCTGGGTCACAAGAATATCCGCACAACTCAGCATTACGCGAAGGTGATTGATAAAAAGGTCGGTGAAGATATGAAGGCATTGGGTGCTGTATTGGCAAAGAAGAGTAGGGTTCCAAAAGAATTCAACATTTGA